Proteins encoded in a region of the Limanda limanda chromosome 17, fLimLim1.1, whole genome shotgun sequence genome:
- the asf1ba gene encoding histone chaperone asf1b-A, translating to MAKVQVLNVAVLDNPSPFGNPFQFEITFECMEDLPEDLEWKIIYVGSAESEEYDQVLDSVLVGPVPAGRHMFVFQADAPNTGLIPESDAVGVTVVLITCTYRGQEFIRIGYYVNNEYTDPELRENPPIKPDYTQLQRNILASNPRVTRFHINWEGCAERMEDNENVDPSSNSMLPPSLLPGKAPPLGLLPDNSMDCL from the exons ATGGCGAAGGTGCAGGTCCTGAACGTGGCGGTGCTGGACAACCCGAGTCCCTTCGGAAACCCCTTCCAGTTCGAGATCACGTTCGAGTGCATGGAGGATCTCCCCGAAG aCCTGGAATGGAAGATCATCTATGTTGGATCAGCAGAGAGTGAAGAATATGACCAAGTCCTTGACTCCGTCCTGGTTGGACCTGTACCCGCTGGCAGacatatgtttgtgtttcag GCTGATGCTCCAAACACTGGATTGATCCCTGAAAGTGATGCTGTTGGTGTCACTGTGGTGCTGATCACCTGTACATATCGTGGACAGGAATTCATTCGCATTGGTTACTATGTGAACAACGAATACACAGATCCTGAGCTTCGTGAAAATCCACCAATCAAGCCAGACTACACACAG cttcAGAGAAATATCCTGGCGTCAAACCCACGTGTTACCAGGTTCCATATAAACTGGGAAGGCTGTGCAGAGCGAATGGAAGACAATGAAAATGTGGATCCTTCATCAAACTCCATGCTCCCTCCATCCCTACTCCCGGGCAAGGCCCCACCCTTGGGACTACTACCAGATAATTCCATGGACTGCTTATAG
- the crb3a gene encoding protein crumbs homolog 3a, whose protein sequence is MPSGPRSARTRPWIEMEANPDVLTIPGAVAGSVLLLLLSSDPAWGNLTTTSSPSNITNGPNIAAIVAPTVTLGVLAIVLAVLAWLFCVVKKKRQSEGTYRPSAEEQSGVHSVAAPDTLKLPKEERLI, encoded by the exons ATGCCCTCAGGTCCCCGGTCTGCCCGCACCCGGCCCTGGATAGAGATGGAAGCAAACCCGGACGTGCTGACCATCCCTGGAGCTGTGGCCGGGAgtgttctcctgctgctgctgagcagtGATCCGGCGTGGG GAAATTTGACCACCACTAGCTCCCCTTCAAATATAACTAAT GGACCCAACATCGCGGCTATCGTGGCCCCCACGGTCACTCTGGGGGTCTTGGCCATCGTCTTGGCCGTGCTGGCTTGGCTTTTCTGcgtggtgaagaagaagaggcagtCGGAGGGGACGTACAGACCCAGTGCCGAGGAGCAGTCCGGCGTGCACAGCGTGGCAGCACCGGACACGCTCAAGCTACCAAAGGAGGAGCGACTCATTTGA
- the tubb4bl gene encoding tubulin beta chain: MREIVHLQAGQCGNQIGAKFWEVISDEHGIDPTGSYHGDSDLQLDRISVYYNEASGGKYVPRAVLVDLEPGTMDSVRSGPFGQIFRPDNFVFGQSGAGNNWAKGHYTEGAELVDSVMEVVRKEAEGCDCLQGFQLTHSLGGGTGSGMGTLLISKIREEYPDRIMNTFSVVPSPKVSDTVVEPYNATLSVHQLVENTDETYCIDNEALYDICFRTLKLTTPTYGDLNHLVSATMSGVTTCLRFPGQLNADLRKLAVNMVPFPRLHFFMPGFAPLTSRGSQQYRALSVPELTQQMFDAKNMMAACDPRHGRYLTVAAVFRGRMSMKEVDEQMLNVQNKNSSYFVEWIPNNVKTAVCDIPPRGLKMAATFIGNSTAIQELFKRISEQFTAMFRRKAFLHWYTGEGMDEMEFTEAESNMNDLVSEYQQYQDATTEEGEFEEDGEEEGA; this comes from the exons ATGCGGGAAATCGTTCACCTACAAGCCGGTCAGTGCGGGAACCAGATCGGAGCAAAG TTCTGGGAGGTGATCAGTGATGAGCACGGCATCGATCCCACCGGCTCCTACCACGGAGACAGCGACCTGCAGCTGGACAGGATCAGCGTTTACTACAATGAGGCCTCAG GAGGAAAGTACGTCCCCCGAGCCGTCCTCGTGGACCTGGAGCCTGGAACCATGGACTCAGTCCGGTCCGGTCCCTTCGGGCAGATCTTCAGACCTGACAACTTTGTCTTCG GCCAGAGTGGAGCCGGGAACAACTGGGCCAAGGGCCACTACACCGAGGGAGCCGAGCTGGTGGACTCGGTCATGGAGGTTGTGAGGAAAGAGGCCGAGGGCTGCGACTGCCTGCAGGGCTTCCAGCTCACCCACTCCCTGGGGGGGGGCACCGGCTCCGGCATGGGCACGCTGCTCATCAGCAAAATCCGTGAAGAGTACCCCGACCGGATCATGAACACCTTCAGCGTGGTGCCCTCTCCTAAGGTGTCGGACACGGTGGTGGAGCCCTACAACGCCACCCTGTCCGTGCACCAGCTGGTGGAGAACACTGACGAGACCTACTGCATCGACAATGAAGCTCTGTACGACATCTGCTTCCGCACGCTGAAGCTCACCACGCCCACCTACGGAGATCTCAACCACCTGGTGTCGGCCACCATGAGCGGAGTGACCACCTGCCTGCGTTTCCCCGGGCAGCTCAACGCCGATCTCCGTAAACTGGCCGTCAACATGGTGCCCTTCCCCCGCCTCCACTTCTTCATGCCGGGCTTCGCCCCCctcaccagcagggggagccAGCAGTACCGCGCCCTGTCCGTGCCTGAGCTCACCCAGCAGATGTTCGACGCCAAGAACATGATGGCCGCCTGCGACCCGCGCCACGGCCGCTACCTCACCGTAGCTGCGGTGTTCCGGGGCCGCATGTCCATGAAGGAGGTGGACGAGCAGATGTTGAACGTGCAGAACAAGAACAGCAGCTACTTCGTTGAATGGATCCCAAACAATGTGAAGACCGCCGTCTGTGACATCCCGCCCCGCGGCCTCAAAATGGCGGCCACTTTCATCGGCAACAGCACGGCCATCCAGGAGCTGTTCAAGCGCATCTCCGAGCAGTTCACCGCCATGTTCCGTCGTAAGGCCTTCCTCCACTGGTACACCGGAGAGGGCATGGACGAGATGGAGTTCACCGAGGCCGAGAGCAACATGAACGACCTGGTGTCCGAGTACCAGCAGTACCAGGACGCCACCACCGAGGAGGGCGAGTTTGAGGaagatggggaggaggagggcgcTTAA
- the LOC133023768 gene encoding nuclear factor 7, brain: MSLPEDDLTCPVCCDIFTDPVLLSCSHSFCRTCLKRCWETCSRECPVCRKRAAKAAPPTNLALKNVCQAVLQVRGRASVALDERTNCTLHGERLKLFCLVDQEAICVVCQASKLHKSHDCSPVEEAVLECKDELALTLKLLQEKVENLIEIQRTSKDISKFIKNQALETQRLIRSHFEQLREELCQEESARLAAVKQEEEEKITGMKDKIKELSAEVLSLTETISVLQEQLQEEDMVLLKNFKATKDRSESNVLGSENMSGLLIDVTNHLCNLKYRVWEKMLDHIDYTPVTLDPNSAHPCLILSDGLTSLHYVKHSGRCPDNPERFHISAEVVAMTPLGSGSHHWVVETGSNQDWLLGVASLSVPRDAEVSARPENGFWTLCFRDGEFRAMTSPPTTLTLSKTPKQIKVHLDYNKGTVSFLDPADNTVICGFTHTFTETLLPYFYTQSSHPLRIMPEKVLVTMLRQ, from the exons ATGTCCCTGCCGGAGGACGACCTGACGTGTCCCGTGTGCTGCGACATCTTCACCGACCCGGTGCTGCTGTCATGCAGCCACAGCTTCTGCAGGACGTGTCTGAAGCGCTGCTGGGAGACGTGCTCACGAGAGTGTCCCGTGTGCAGGAAGAGAGCCGCCAAGgccgccccccccaccaaccTGGCCCTGAAGAACGTGTGCCAGGCGGTGCTGCAGGTCCGGGGCCGGGCGTCCGTGGCGCTGGACGAGAGGACGAACTGCACGCTGCACGGGGAGAGGCTGAAGCTGTTCTGTCTGGTGGACCAGGAGGCCATCTGTGTGGTGTGTCAGGCGTCCAAACTTCACAAGAGCCACGACTGCTCGCCGGTGGAAGAGGCCGTGCTGGAGTGTAAG GATGAACTTGCTTTAACCCTCAAACTCTTGCAAGAGAAAGTGGAAAACCTCATAGAAATTCAGCGGACCTCCAAGGATATCTCAAAGTTCATCAAG AATCAGGCGCTAGAAACGCAGAGACTGATCAGGAGCCATTTTGAGCAGCTGCGTGAGGAGCTCTGTCAGGAGGAGTCGGCCAGACTAGCTGCTGTgaagcaagaggaagaggagaagatcaCGGGGATGAAGGATAAGATCAAGGAACTGTCAGCTGAAGTGCTGTCCCTCACCGAGACCATCTCCGTCCttcaggagcagctgcaggaagaggaCATGGTCCTGCTGAAG AATTTTAAAGCCACCAAGGACAG AAGCGAAAGCAATGTGCTTGGTTCAGAAAACATGTCTGGATTACTGATTGACGTGACCAATCATCTGTGCAACCTCAAGTACAGAGTGTGGGAGAAGATGCTGGACCACATTGATTACA CTCCAGTGACTTTGGACCCGAACTCAGCTCACCCCTGCCTCATCCTGTCCGACGGCCTCACTTCCCTCCACTATGTAAAGCACTCCGGCCGTTGCCCTGACAACCCAGAGCGCTTCCACATTAGCGCTGAAGTGGTCGCCATGACTCCGCTCGGGTCAGGAAGTCACCACTGGGTCGTGGAGACAGGAAGTAATCAGGACTGGCTTCTGGGCGTGGCCTCTCTGTCCGTGCCCAGGGAcgctgaggtctccgctcggcCTGAAAACGGCTTCTGGACTTTGTGCTTCCGGGACGGAGAGTTCAGGGCGAtgacctccccccccaccacgcTGACACTCTCAAAGACgccaaaacaaatcaaagtgcACCTGGATTACAACAAGGGGACAGTGTCTTTTCTGGACCCTGCTGACAACACAGTCATTTGTGGATTCACCCACACGTTCACCGAAACTTTACTTCCATATTTTTACACACAGAGCAGTCATCCACTTAGAATAATGCCAGAGAAGGTTCTTGTCACAATGTTGCGTCAATAA
- the LOC133023743 gene encoding G-protein coupled receptor 183-like: MENNVTSAPTRFPQLNTTADLYATVKPFSVFDGCDDQVEGILFDLTLQCINFFIGIPANLLVLAVLIRNRKEPTTSDMFLGCLAFMDFYFSTMPPLHFINLYHWQSKGVWSALKFSYGVKDTSGPLFLSCICLDRFVAVLLPIQFGQLKHIKYRLSLAVLVLCLTFAYSAAKTVGGLPNFEKVFTGEILATFTWMVVCNVSILWALKRSRSAGKDEMHPMKRKAFKMVLSILCIIVFNYLPPVALFPFEDYYSPDVFRCYVQPVGFAFLNISSTIQPLVYLARLEKVPFLSDACVKKCCSRVNAAKNKVTPEPNLNS; this comes from the coding sequence ATGGAGAACAACGTGACCTCTGCCCCGACACGCTTCCCTCAGCTCAACACCACCGCTGACCTCTACGCCACAGTGAAACCCTTCAGTGTGTTCGATGGCTGCGATGACCAGGTGGAGGGCATCCTCTTCGACCTCACCCTCCAGTGCATCAACTTCTTCATCGGGATCCCTGCCAACCTGCTTGTCCTCGCAGTCCTCATCCGCAATCGCAAAGAACCCACCACCTCGGACATGTTCCTCGGCTGCCTGGCCTTCATGGACTTCTACTTCAGCACCATGCCCCCCCTCCACTTCATCAACCTTTACCACTGGCAGAGCAAGGGGGTGTGGTCCGCCCTCAAGTTCTCCTACGGCGTGAAAGACACCAGCGGCCCCTTGTTCCTGTCCTGCATCTGCCTGGATCGCTTCGTGGCCGTGCTCTTGCCGATTCAGTTTGGGCAGCTCAAGCACATCAAGTACCGGCTGAGCCTCGCGGTCCTGGTGCTCTGCCTCACCTTCGCCTACTCGGCTGCTAAGACCGTGGGAGGCCTCCCCAACTTCGAGAAGGTGTTCACGGGTGAGATCCTGGCAACCTTTACCTGGATGGTTGTGTGTAACGTGAGCATCCTGTGGGCTCTGAAAAGATCCCGCAGTGCAGGAAAAGATGAGATGCATCCTATGAAGAGGAAAGCCTTCAAGATGGTGCTGTCCATCCTGTGTATCATTGTGTTTAACTACCTGCCCCCTGTGGCCCTGTTCCCCTTCGAGGACTACTACTCCCCCGATGTGTTCCGCTGCTACGTGCAGCCCGTGGGCTTCGCCTTCCTCAACATCAGCAGCACCATCCAGCCGCTGGTGTACCTGGCTCGTCTGGAGAAGGTTCCTTTCCTCTCCGACGCCTGCGTGAAGAAGTGTTGCTCCCGGGTCAACGCAGCGAAGAACAAGGTCACACCTGAGCCAAACCTCAACTCTTGA